A stretch of the Notolabrus celidotus isolate fNotCel1 chromosome 3, fNotCel1.pri, whole genome shotgun sequence genome encodes the following:
- the LOC117810696 gene encoding COUP transcription factor 2-like yields the protein MAMVAWRNTEGVGDAQGTLSSPVSQVAPLSLPGELTGHMNPPPSLEIPPAAAAAPQGAPPPNPSSSTTANTTTNNNNNTTSSSSSSSSSMDKHQSQQIECIVCGDKSSGKHYGQFTCEGCKSFFKRSVRRNLSYTCRANRNCPVDQHHRNQCQYCRLKKCLKVGMRREAVQRGRLPTQSYHGQFALTNGDPLQCHSYLSGYISLLLRAEPYPTSRFGSQCLQSNNIMGIENICELAARMLFSAVEWARNIPFFPDLQVTDQVALLRLTWSELFVLNAAQCSMPVHVAPLLAAAGLHASPMSADRVVAFMDHIRVFQEQVEKLKVLHVDSAEYSCIKAIVLFTTDACGLSDIAHVEGLQEKSQCALEEYVRSQYPNQPNRFGKLLLRLPSLRTVSSSVIEQLFFVRLVGKTPIETLIRDMLLSGSSFNWPYMPIQ from the exons ATGGCGATGGTGGCGTGGAGAAACACCGAGGGTGTCGGGGACGCACAGGGGACCCTCTCCTCCCCGGTATCCCAGGTTGCCCCTCTGTCTCTGCCCGGGGAGCTGACGGGACACATGAACCCGCCGCCTTCTCTGGAAATACCGccggctgctgcagctgcacctCAGGGCGCACCGCCGCCCAATCCGTCCAGCAGCACCACCGCGAACACCACCactaacaacaataacaacaccacctcttcttcctcctcctcctcctcgtccatgGACAAACACCAGAGCCAGCAGATCGAGTGCATCGTTTGCGGGGACAAATCCAGCGGGAAGCACTAcggacagttcacatgtgaggGATGTAAGAGCTTCTTCAAACGCAGCGTTAGGAGGAACCTGAGCTACACCTGCAGGGCCAACAGGAACTGTCCCGTGGACCAGCACCACCGCAACCAGTGCCAGTACTGTCGCCTCAAGAAATGCCTCAAAGTCGGCATGAGGAGGGAAG cTGTCCAGAGAGGCAGGCTTCCTACGCAGTCTTATCACGGCCAGTTTGCGCTGACGAACGGAGACCCTCTGCAGTGTCACTCCTACCTGTCAGGTTACATCTCTCTCCTGCTGAGGGCCGAGCCCTACCCTACCTCCCGATTCGGCTCCCAGTGTCTGCAAAGCAACAACATCATGGGCATAGAGAACATCTGTGAGCTTGCGGCCCGGATGCTCTTCAGTGCCGTGGAGTGGGCCCGCAACATCCCATTCTTCCCGGACCTGCAGGTGACGGATCAGGTGGCCCTGCTTCGCCTCACCTGGAGCGAACTGTTCGTCTTGAATGCAGCGCAGTGCTCCATGCCGGTGCACGTCGCCCCGCTGCTAGCcgcagcaggcctgcatgcctCCCCGATGTCCGCGGACAGGGTGGTGGCTTTCATGGACCACATCCGGGTCTTCCAGGAGCAGGTGGAGAAGCTGAAGGTGCTGCACGTGGACTCAGCAGAGTACAGCTGCATTAAAGCGATCGTGCTGTTCACCACAG ATGCTTGTGGTCTGTCGGACATAGCCCATGTGGAGGGTCTGCAGGAGAAATCCCAGTGTGCTTTAGAGGAATATGTGAGGAGCCAGTACCCTAACCAGCCCAACAGGTTCGGGAAGCTGCTGCTCCGCTTGCCTTCCCTCCGCACCGTCTCTTCCTCTGTCAtagagcagcttttcttcgtCCGTCTGGTGGGAAAAACCCCCATAGAGACTCTGATAAGGGACATGCTGCTGTCTGGAAGCAGCTTCAACTGGCCTTACATGCCCATTcagtag